In a genomic window of Mageeibacillus indolicus UPII9-5:
- a CDS encoding helix-turn-helix transcriptional regulator, with protein sequence MANEQTDVADERLYRFQEICQLTIRGREKEAYRKMVQQALFIKGGGEEVRLFRVFLNAMNQAHYHILLYTFEASFHQLCYRHGILFHEVENWNEFLLVGKQIINNYAAAANSIHNRYKGAINTVINYIRENIDRPLTLREIADQVYLSRSYLSSIFKETMGENIKDFIYRERMRTAQNLLLSTDVGVQEISCRCGYQSFAYFSASFRRYCHMSPTSFRQRAVVK encoded by the coding sequence ATGGCGAATGAACAGACCGATGTTGCCGATGAACGTTTATATAGATTCCAAGAAATATGCCAGCTTACTATACGGGGACGAGAAAAAGAAGCATACCGAAAAATGGTGCAACAAGCCCTGTTTATCAAGGGGGGCGGCGAAGAGGTTCGACTTTTTCGAGTGTTTTTGAATGCTATGAATCAGGCACATTACCATATTTTGCTGTATACGTTTGAAGCCTCGTTCCACCAGTTGTGTTATCGCCACGGAATTTTGTTCCATGAGGTTGAAAATTGGAATGAATTTTTACTGGTCGGCAAGCAGATTATAAATAATTACGCTGCCGCGGCAAATTCAATCCACAATCGTTATAAAGGAGCAATTAACACGGTTATCAACTACATACGCGAGAATATTGACCGGCCGCTGACATTACGGGAAATAGCGGATCAAGTTTACTTGAGTCGTTCTTATCTTTCGTCGATTTTTAAAGAAACGATGGGGGAAAATATAAAAGATTTTATTTACCGTGAGCGCATGCGCACGGCGCAGAATCTCTTGCTGTCAACGGATGTCGGAGTGCAGGAAATATCTTGTCGTTGCGGCTATCAGTCTTTTGCGTATTTTTCGGCATCTTTTCGGCGATATTGTCACATGAGTCCGACATCGTTTCGTCAAAGAGCTGTAGTGAAGTGA